TAAGGTGACCTTTGATATCCTTGCAGCAGTTCCGTATAATAACGCTTTTCTTGGAGTGTTTTGGGTACTTACTTGGACCACAAGGGGTGCTTACTAAGTTCTTGAAACCACAAGACGAAATGCAAATAACGGATTCTGAACTGCATCATACAAACACTCTCTACCCCAAGTCACCAAAATCTATAACGGAAACAGCCCTCACACATCAAGGCATCAAATTTCATCGAATGTAGTTCACGTGGTTGGATCCCTGTGTGTAACGCAATCATTCTTTAATAACGTCCCATTTAGGTATGTAAAGTCTTTACAAAATGGTCCTGTCATCTTTTGAATTGATGTTTTAACAgactttttattctaaaaaaGGATGCCCAATAAGCAAAGGTGAGAGAATGTGTAGATTCTTAaggatagttttaaaatctgtGGTGCTTTTGACAATCGTAATGTTTACAGTTTTACATGTAACGCTCAAACTATTGCTTTTGGGCTGCTAGAATTTATTTAGGCCTTGGTTCAAGTATTCACACATGCATTGAATATGATACAAGCGACATAAACACGATTTATTCGCATCTTTATGTAAGGaatgattttataatttgtgcGAATCGAATTCCGTGTTAAATTGCGTGACCGtaaatttgacctttcaagTGGATGTTTCGAGACTCCGGAAATCACGTATTTTCAGTAGCCcaagaattttattgcagcttTTGCAAGTTCAGTCCTTCTACTTTCCTCCTATAATagccattttgtcaaaatcgatgtaccaatatgagttttttgtccttgtagTAATGCATGTTTTTCGGTGGCGAAAAATCGTCCATTTTAAAAACTCTATAAAACATTCCAGCAAGCAATAAATAATTCAAAACGTAAATAGAAATGTAGCAACATCCTTCTACTTCACTTATGCAAAAAGTTGTTTCGATTCGGTCctttctgaattttttagagatttttaaatgaagtaatcTGAAACCACgtgaatttgcataaattggcctcaaatcacaaaatcgtcgatttcttctaaaataaaaatccaaTGAGGTTTTTAGTATTTGTCCCATTCATACCTCACCTAGGTCTATGTTTgggatttttttgaaatttttcgattttttttattttgcacacCTTTGGTCGATTTTTACAGATGGTCGCTCTTAAGTCACTTGGAAAGGAGAAAAGGAAATAGATTCTCGAATTTCTTGTTAAAAGTCATGTATAAAGCCCGTTTTTATTGCGGACTAACTATCATTACACAAGAGGCACGCCGTTTACAattctttgaatttcaaacTTTGGAGAAATTAACCCAGACAGTAAGCAGGAAACAATGGATTCCTTTATACACTTTCATCCTAAAAAACTTTTCGTAGCACTCTAACCTAAAGCGACACAGCTCGCAATTTAGAAGTATGGCCAATAACAGTTATTTCGCCTTTAGGAAGAATCGCCTAGCCTTAAGTCATTCGTCATTCAGTATTCTTGAAGAGTAGCGCCGCAAGAAgtcaaaaatgttttggtgGCAATTTGATTGGTAACGAGTCTTTGTGCTAGAGGAATGACAGTGCGTTAAAATTGGTCGTCAGAGCCTCGGCGCATAAATTTAAACTGCATGATCATGGAAGGTTTAAAAGTGTTGCAAAGCTTAGTTTAAATAAACATGACTAGACATGCCATTGACTACTAACCACATATTGtctctgaaaagaaaattgaatgaAGACTCTCCTTAAAGGTCTCAGCCAAATCCTCTGAAATCAAGCACATCTGGTAAGATGGAGACTTACGTTTCCAAAGTAGCTCACGAGATGCTGCGTCGTATTTCATTGTCGCTTGTGGTTCTTCAATCAGGTCATAAGCACTTACACTTTTCCTTGTCTTTGCTGTTCTTCTTCCGGATCTAAAGGAGGTCACAATTTCACGCCATCTGTGCTAGTCGTTTAGCGCCGTGTAGATCATTTCAGTTGacttgaaagacaaaaaaggcGGGCTTTTTTGTCGTGCTTAGTGCCCAATTCACAGCTTCGTTCAAATCCCTAGTAAGATAAAAACCTGAGCCACAGCTAAAATCGCGGTTCTGTCTGCGAGCCCTAAGATAGCATGATTCCCTGGGTTAAGATATTGCGAGCTCTGGGACGGTCTGTGCCATGATACAAAACGGTTGCCCCATCTTTTTGTGATAGAAAGCCATCCAGTTTGGAATGAATGTCGTTTAAAGCGCTTGATTCCGTCGGGACAAAGTTCCTAATTTTGACGTGGCACGGGTCTGGGtcgtttttactttctttactATCTGTAATCATAGGGAACGAGGACCTTGAATTGGTGTCGAAGTGGCTCTGAAAGGGAAACTTAGCATTTTGACAGGAAACCTTAAGATTGTATTTAAATTCGTCCTGAATCTGTGCCCATTCGCACGGTTCGATGTGAGTCTGCGCATTCCTTTGGACGAGCGCGCCATAAATGATGGTTTCAACAGCAGTACCCAAAGGGTTAAAACCTATGGAATCAACAAGTTCCGAGGTGAGAGAACTTTTCTTCTCAAGACTGATAGACCTGCTGCTGGTTTGTGGAAAGATAGTCATCCAGTCACAAAGTGAACGATGACGAACGTGATCTTCTGCAAAAGTCTGAAGACGATCGAGGAAGTTCAACTTGAGTCTGAGCAAACTGCACAGTCGAACGACATGCGGCCTGGAATTACGCCGTAGAGACTGGAGGATAGTCTTCGAGACAAACAccatttttaaagataaaataaaatagaaatcagaggacaaaaaaaaaaaatctggtTCATGTGGAAGTGGGTGCAGTTGTGAAGTTGTGGCAAAGGGAGGGAAGAACTTCATTCCCATGACGATCTTACTGTCCAATAAGATGCAAGATAATTTACAGGAATGACAGACAGAGGAGTGAACAGTAATCTagtcagaaaagaaaaaaaactcttaCAACCCCAACAGAAGAGCTTAAGCAATCAATAATACATACGAGTGCAGCCTGTCATCGCATGCTTCCAGCGTGACGACTCCGTAAATAGCAACATTTCTTTGAATCAGCAATATCTCGAACCAGAACTGTTGAtgtcaagagaaaaaaaatgctcaaaaCGTACTCTCCTCGTCAACCTATTCGCCAGATATATTTCAAACTGTTTAGAAAGGCTACAATAGTTTTAATTGAATTCAGTTTTGTACTTCGCTCAAAGTGAAATTCTTACTTAAGCGTTGCCTTAGCAAAGTCCTATGTGTGAATTTTCGCACCAGGTTGTTTAATATCCAACAGGATCCTGCAACTTTGGAAAAGCACATGATCGCTAAACGACGAATTAAGTAGGGTTAATGTTAAACTAATCTGAAGAATGCCTAGGGTTCTCCAGACCATTAAATTATAGATCAGTAACATTAGCAGCGAGGCGTGGTTTGGATGGCTCCAACTGGGCAAAGATTAGGCGCACTTTCCTCCTAAGGAAATGACTGCTttaccaagaaaacaaaaatgcaccggcatcgcagagttcagggttcgaatccccgttcaggcttttctcgctgctgcttaaTCAGTGataaaatgcgatgatcaagtTCGTTCATTCCACAACGCattacaaatgcaaattattgtattatcatcacccaaaacaaaagagctgGTAAGTTGTCATACTTTGGCTGTTAGACatagtttgatgctactctgaCTTAAAATGAAGGCAACTGTAAAAGTTATGATCCAAGACCCAACGTTTCGACACGTTTTATCAAGGGAAGGACAATGATGTTCGAGTTGCCAAAGTCCAAGTTGGGCAAAACTCACTCTTACGTCCCATTAACAAGCTGATTCATCTGGAGGTTGTTTGAAGAAGTGGAGCTTTCTATCAAGCAATCGAAATGAACTTTAAGCGTCGACTTAAAACACATTACTTCTTGAATTTTGCTCAGAATATCAAGAAAAGTTTGCATGTGGCTTCGACACGCGCAATTACCTGTCAAGGAGGGGCAGAATGTTCGAGATAAATATCGAAACTAATTAGCAGGGGATTCCGGCGGGCAGTTGCGCGacacataattttattcattcatgAGCTGTGTAAATTTGATTAATATAAGAATCAGCATATTTACCATAGTTTTTTGAGTTGTTGAGATTACGctgcaaaaattaaagttaataCGTTCTTCGAAACACCTATCTAGTATCCTCATCAGGGTTTATGCAACTCCTTTTATACACTCACTAATGAGCATTTATTGCTATTAACGAGGTGTAAATTGGTGTCGGGTAAAAGGCGGCCATCATCACGGTTGAAAGGAGCATCGGCAGAGTTTATTTGCCAGGAGGCTTCCAAACAAAGGCGATAATTGCACCGCCGGTAGGTAGTACTAATTTCGGACTGAATTATTCCACCCAATTGCATGGTTGGTTGGGCAAGCATGTTCCGACAAAGCTgagttttatatttctttttgcattcCTGTTTTCAACCTCAAATAGTTTCCTCGTGTTACCCTTTAATTGGTATGACTTACATTCCTAACGATAAACTCGCTACAAATTGGTAACAATGTAAAGTCAGCTAAGTTTAATCTAAGCTGTGccataatttattgttttgcacaGGTCTTTGTCCAAAGGGAGTCGAAAGCAACGTTGTTGGCATTAAATCGAAGGGAAATCAGTCATGAGTCGTCTGAAAAAGTGTGAACTGTTGACTATTGTCTGCCTTGTGCTAGGTTCCCTTCTAATTTACTTAGCCTTTGTGGGTGTTATTGACGAGAGGAAGATCACAGTAGAGAATACCTTAGTCGCTGGATACAGTCATCATAACCCAAGCACAGCAATGGACACTCCAATAACACTGCTATTGAGAATGCCGGGACGTTTATTGGACCACAGGGCGCGTTACTATTGCGACCTGTTCAGGAGCACTGTCCTTTTTTGGCCACCATCATATGGAAAGACAGTAATAGTGCTTGACGAAGAATCAGCACCTGATCACCAGTTCGGAGAAATCGTAATAAATCACACAAGGAAACACTTTCCTGAGTACAAACTGGAAGTGCTGTACGAGGCCCTGCCAAAAGACAAAGGTGTGTTAGAATTTCCACATTCTCGTCAACCTCCAGGTTACAATCGCCAACTATGGAGCAGTTTCTTTCTTGATTTGTATACAAATGATTCAATCATAGCTTGGATGGATAGTGACGCGGCTTTCATAACACCAGTTACCAAATCGTCGATTTTTAATGGTACAAAGTTAAGGGTCTTGGGTTGGGGCTGCACTTTTCATTTAGCTTGGGTTAAGCAATACGCAATAACTACGATGAGGGCTCTGGGATTACCATTTGTGGTTGACTACATGAGCTACTTTCCGGCGTACATCTATCGAGACACTTTCACTCATTGCAGAGAACACATCACGAGGCACATGAATGCTagtgattttgaaaaggccTTCAAATCATTTTATCCTGGTGGGGATCTGTTGTCCCCCGTCAGCGTTGTACTCAGTTATGCTTGGTTCTTTGAGAGAGATCGATATGACTGgcacatgcagatatgcactAATTTAACGGAATACAATAAACAGTTCCCAGTTGGCGCAGATATTAGACCACAACATCTTGAAGAGATTTTGTCTCAGCCCCAGACTGCATTTCATGTTCGTTATGGAGAGTTCTTGAGTGCCAATATTCTAATCAGTTACTGCTTGTCACATGAGGCAGCGGGAAATCAGCTGGATGTGTGTTTAAGGCACAATTTTTCATTGAGTAACAACTTTGATTTGTTGCACCATGATCTGCAAAGGTTAAAAACAATTCGACAGAATCCTTGTGCTGGCAATAATACAGATTATTGTCTTCAAGTTTTGGGAGATCATTATAAGGAAGTTGGTCTGGAGATTAAAGAAAATGGACGAAAACTGGATTGGAGGGGTGTAAAAACTGTTGAGGAGCTAGCAAAGGAGATCGGTATAACATGCAAACCTTGGCTTTACTAAATATGATCGATGGTACTGATGTTTGTTTGAATAGGTCCCTTATAATATGtctattttttaattgtttgattAAAGTTGATGGCGCGCGGCAATGCTTGTATAGACAGAAACTGAAATTTGCTGTGGTTCTTTGAACAGcacaaaatgatgtttttCCCGTCGCCATGATGTTGTTAGTTGTCATGGTGACACAACAGCTGATAATAAGCACTATATAATTTTGCTTATGAGATTCATTCTGAGATGACCGTTGCTGCCATGTTCACTACTGTGGTGTTAGTTAGCTGTAATTTATAGCTTTTATTTACAGCAATTTTCTTAATTGTTACTGTTTGCAGCTTTATCTGAATAAGATTCTGACAGCCCCTCTCCCGTGAGGACTTcgaaatttctttaaaattatagggttttttttcctgtcgGGTAGCAAGCACTGACTAGTTTTGTAATTTAGGTTTTCTTGATACGAACTTGTTTTTTGTATAAGATTTGGATTATGCTTTCGATGTATTCAAGCCTGTGATAATAGGTAATAGCTAATGagtaaaaatgtaaacaatgacgtcagcaaagattcgcctattagTAAGGTGCAAGGTTTTGCTGAAAGGGTttaaagtttttattttcggCCGCATAGAAAAGGCACGTTTGAGTACGAAAAAAGCGCTGTAGGTTTATGCACTTTTAAATAACACAGGGTGAAATGGAAACTTTAATGTTTCCTAAAGGTACCTTTTAAACAACAATTCTGGAAGGGTATTTAAGAaactttaaatattaaattaaagacCTCGTTTATCTTTAAGTTGCATTTAATGAGTTCCTAAACACAAGTATACGTATGTTCCGTTAACCTCTTATTTGGCGATTTCTTTAAGGAAATTTAAGGTTAGAGCTTAAATTTAGTAATACATTTACTTATGCTTTAAATATGAAAGTAAAGTTCATTATCTGCTGTCTTTGGTTTAAGGTTCCTTtactttcaaacttaaatctACAGTGTGCCTTCACCGTGGTAAATTTCAACTAAAGCATCTTAAATGGCCTTAAATGTCTCTTAAATAACCCCACCAACTTTAAGAGATTTAAGACACTTTACTTTACAACTTAAATAGCTAAGAAATCTTTAAGAGATCTTTAATATTTCCTTAAAGACaagtaaataaatgatttcGCCCTGTGTAAGATTTTGCCAGATAAATTATGCTTAAAGGTAAACTTGCCTCGGAAAACTGCTCACTGTTTGCGAATTACTTGCGCTACTCGATTGTTCCAGCACAATGTGGAAGAAAAGTTAGCAAGAGAACGAACTGGGCATAAATCAGAGGCATTGTTTTCTTAGCAAAAACCAAGCGAAAACCAGTTAGATAATGTTAGTAATGTTTTGGGGCCACCCATTGCTTCTACAGAAATGGACAACAAGTGTAGTACTGTTAAGAAGGATGAATGCGCAAATCCTACAGAACAGGCAGAGGATAATAGCTGCATTGTTCTTTCCGAAGATCTTTTCGCATTTGATAGCACATTTGATTTATCAGATGATGTATTAGCCAATATTCTAATGCCAGAGAATAGGCTAATTAGTAATATGAATAATTTGTGTGCCAATTCATATTTTTGGAAGGGGCTTATATTCGGAGGGGCCAATTATAGAAAGGAAATTTACGTTTCAAAATTGGCTGGGCTTATAATTGGAGGGAAATTTgtgttaaaatttttgaatgTGCGACTGGTAATATTAGAGGTTTTGGGTCGAGATTCGTCACAAGTTAATCACTCTTAAAATGCCAAGTCTAAACACAACGGCGATAAACTTTATTAGGACgaaaatacagtaaaaacgGTAACGTAGTTCAGGGTCAAAGTTCACGATAACTAAGAAAGCTCATATTGTTCTTCATCATTGTGTAGTTTGCTTTGATTTGTATAATTGAGGATAATTTCCCCCGGGGCTTATATTCGGAGCGGCCTATTATAGGAGGTATTTTTGCGTTTCAGATTTTGGGGGCTTGTATACGGAGGGGCTTATACACGGAGGGGCTTGTTTTCGGAATTTTAGGTATTCTTTGTTATAGA
This portion of the Acropora palmata chromosome 13, jaAcrPala1.3, whole genome shotgun sequence genome encodes:
- the LOC141863651 gene encoding uncharacterized protein LOC141863651: MSRLKKCELLTIVCLVLGSLLIYLAFVGVIDERKITVENTLVAGYSHHNPSTAMDTPITLLLRMPGRLLDHRARYYCDLFRSTVLFWPPSYGKTVIVLDEESAPDHQFGEIVINHTRKHFPEYKLEVLYEALPKDKGVLEFPHSRQPPGYNRQLWSSFFLDLYTNDSIIAWMDSDAAFITPVTKSSIFNGTKLRVLGWGCTFHLAWVKQYAITTMRALGLPFVVDYMSYFPAYIYRDTFTHCREHITRHMNASDFEKAFKSFYPGGDLLSPVSVVLSYAWFFERDRYDWHMQICTNLTEYNKQFPVGADIRPQHLEEILSQPQTAFHVRYGEFLSANILISYCLSHEAAGNQLDVCLRHNFSLSNNFDLLHHDLQRLKTIRQNPCAGNNTDYCLQVLGDHYKEVGLEIKENGRKLDWRGVKTVEELAKEIGITCKPWLY